In the genome of Actinomadura graeca, one region contains:
- the cbiQ gene encoding cobalt ECF transporter T component CbiQ — MGAGHAHRLYVPGASPVHRLPPQCKLVAVLAFVLLVVATPREALWAFGAYALLLAAVAAAARVPFGTVARRVVIEVPFVAFAFLMPFVADGERITVLGLRLSESGLWGAWNILAKGTLGVVASILLAATTEPRLLLLGIERLRMPQLITQIATFMLRYGDVVAAEVGRMRVARASRGFEARDLRATRVLAKSVGALFLRSYERGERVYLAMVSRGYDGRMPVTHDVGATAAQWTAASALPLAAALVTLAAWMGP; from the coding sequence GTGGGCGCCGGCCACGCGCACCGCCTCTACGTCCCGGGCGCGTCGCCGGTGCACCGGCTGCCGCCCCAGTGCAAGCTGGTCGCCGTCCTGGCGTTCGTCCTGCTCGTCGTGGCGACGCCGCGCGAGGCGCTCTGGGCGTTCGGGGCGTACGCGCTGCTGCTCGCGGCCGTCGCGGCGGCGGCCCGCGTGCCGTTCGGGACGGTCGCGCGGCGGGTCGTCATCGAGGTGCCGTTCGTCGCGTTCGCGTTCCTGATGCCGTTCGTCGCGGACGGCGAGCGGATCACCGTGCTCGGGCTGCGGCTGAGCGAGAGCGGGCTGTGGGGCGCCTGGAACATCCTGGCCAAGGGCACCCTCGGGGTCGTCGCGTCCATCCTGCTCGCCGCGACGACCGAGCCGCGCCTGCTGCTGCTCGGCATCGAGCGGCTGCGGATGCCCCAGCTGATCACGCAGATCGCCACGTTCATGCTCCGCTACGGCGACGTCGTCGCCGCCGAGGTGGGGCGGATGAGGGTCGCGCGGGCGTCCCGCGGCTTCGAGGCGCGCGACCTGCGCGCCACGCGGGTCCTCGCCAAGTCGGTCGGCGCGCTGTTCCTGCGTTCCTACGAGCGGGGCGAGCGCGTCTACCTGGCCATGGTGAGCCGCGGCTACGACGGCCGGATGCCCGTCACGCACGACGTGGGCGCGACCGCCGCGCAGTGGACGGCCGCCTCCGCCCTGCCCCTGGCCGCCGCCCTGGTGACCCTGGCCGCTTGGATGGGACCATGA
- a CDS encoding PDGLE domain-containing protein — protein sequence MTTKRFFAGFLLVSLILAGIVSYYASASPDGLEKVAEDKGISAKEKDHSLKDSPLGDYGVKGVDDARLSGGLAGVIGVGAVLLVGGGLFWAVRRRDGAPAGRSGTPAEPSRNDS from the coding sequence ATGACCACCAAGCGCTTCTTCGCCGGATTCCTGCTCGTCTCGCTGATCCTGGCGGGGATCGTCAGCTACTACGCCAGCGCCAGCCCCGACGGCCTGGAGAAGGTCGCCGAGGACAAGGGCATCAGCGCCAAGGAGAAGGACCACTCGCTCAAGGACTCCCCGCTCGGCGACTACGGCGTCAAGGGCGTGGACGACGCACGGCTGTCCGGCGGCCTCGCCGGCGTGATCGGCGTCGGCGCGGTGCTGCTCGTGGGCGGCGGCCTCTTCTGGGCCGTCCGGCGCCGTGACGGCGCGCCCGCCGGGCGATCCGGGACCCCGGCCGAGCCCTCACGGAACGACTCCTAG
- a CDS encoding energy-coupling factor ABC transporter permease, which produces MHVPDGFIDAPVSIAAGAVAVTGVAVALRGARRELDDRTAPLAGLTAAFVFAAQMLNFPVASGTSGHLLGGTLAAILVGPYTGVLCVSVVLLMQGLLFADGGLTALGVNITTMALVTVVVGYGLFRLLLRVLPRTRASVAGASFAAAVVSVPASAVVFTLIYAAGGTTDVSVGKVAAAMIGVHVLIGIGEALITAVTVSSVLAVRPDLVYGARGLMKPLGLRTAGAGTAGGPAEPSRA; this is translated from the coding sequence GTGCACGTACCGGACGGATTCATCGATGCTCCGGTCTCCATCGCGGCCGGGGCGGTCGCGGTGACCGGAGTGGCGGTGGCCCTGCGCGGCGCCCGGCGCGAGCTGGACGACCGCACCGCCCCCCTCGCCGGGCTCACCGCGGCGTTCGTGTTCGCCGCGCAGATGCTCAACTTCCCGGTGGCCTCGGGCACGAGCGGGCATCTGCTCGGCGGGACGCTCGCGGCGATCCTGGTCGGCCCGTACACGGGCGTGCTGTGCGTCTCGGTCGTGCTGCTAATGCAGGGGCTGCTGTTCGCGGACGGCGGCCTTACCGCGCTCGGCGTCAACATCACCACCATGGCGCTCGTCACGGTCGTCGTCGGGTACGGGCTGTTCCGGCTGCTGCTGCGGGTGCTGCCCAGGACGCGCGCCTCGGTGGCCGGGGCGTCCTTCGCCGCCGCGGTGGTGTCGGTCCCGGCCTCGGCCGTCGTGTTCACGCTCATCTACGCCGCCGGCGGCACCACGGACGTCTCCGTGGGCAAGGTCGCCGCCGCGATGATCGGCGTCCATGTCCTGATCGGCATCGGCGAGGCGCTGATCACCGCCGTGACCGTGTCCAGCGTGCTCGCCGTCCGCCCGGACCTGGTGTACGGCGCGCGCGGCCTGATGAAGCCGCTCGGACTGCGCACCGCCGGGGCGGGGACGGCCGGCGGGCCCGCCGAGCCGTCGCGGGCCTGA
- a CDS encoding disulfide bond formation protein DsbA, with protein MTSRWILEVERLRPIEVRWHVMSLSVLNEDKDVSEKYRRLLAEGWGPVRVAIAAEQKYGPEVLGRLYTELGTRHHHDKREFGPELYREALTAAGLDAALASAADSTEFDEALRASHKDGIDRVGQEVGTPVIEVEGSAFFGPVVSPIPRGEAAVKLFDGVVAVASTDGFFELKRTRTRDPIFD; from the coding sequence ATGACCTCACGCTGGATCCTGGAGGTCGAGAGGCTGCGGCCGATCGAGGTGCGCTGGCATGTGATGAGCCTGTCCGTCCTCAACGAGGACAAGGACGTCTCCGAGAAATACCGCAGGCTGCTCGCCGAAGGGTGGGGACCCGTGCGGGTCGCGATCGCCGCCGAGCAGAAATACGGGCCGGAGGTGCTGGGCCGCCTCTACACCGAGCTCGGCACGCGTCACCACCATGACAAGCGGGAGTTCGGCCCCGAGCTGTACCGGGAGGCCCTGACCGCGGCGGGACTGGACGCCGCGCTGGCGTCGGCCGCCGACTCCACCGAGTTCGACGAGGCGCTCCGGGCCTCGCACAAGGACGGCATCGACCGGGTGGGCCAGGAGGTGGGCACCCCGGTGATCGAGGTGGAGGGCAGCGCCTTCTTCGGTCCCGTCGTGTCGCCGATCCCGCGCGGCGAGGCGGCCGTGAAGCTGTTCGACGGCGTCGTCGCGGTCGCCTCCACCGACGGCTTCTTCGAGCTGAAGCGGACCCGCACCCGCGATCCGATCTTCGACTGA
- the pepN gene encoding aminopeptidase N: protein MAGNLTRDEARERARLLTVQSYAVELDLTAGEDRFGSTTVVRFGSAETGASTFVDLHGALVRQVTLNGQDLDPASYDAEKGRIPLPGLAAENELRVVADCAYSRSGEGLHRFVDPVDDSVYLYTQFETADAHRMFTCFDQPDLKAAFELEVRAPEDWQVVTNEAPESSGGGTWRFLPTPQISTYITALVAGPYHVVRDEYRREDGTVIPLGVFCRASLAEHLDADAIVDVTRQGFAYFEKVFGRPYPFGKYDQLFVPEFNAGAMENAGCVTFLEDYVFRSRVTDAAYERRAETILHEMAHMWFGDLVTMRWWDDLWLNESFATYMSVLCQAEATKWTGSWTTFANLMKAWAYRQDQLPSTHPISADIPDIRAVEVNFDGITYAKGASVLKQLVAYVGRDNFLEGVRHYFDRHAWGNTVLTDLLGALEETSGRDLASWSKEWLETAGVNTLRPEYEVDADGGFSAFAVVQEAKADYPTLRSHRVAIGLYDRTAEGIVRRERVELDVVGARTEVPELAGQRRPDLVLVNDDDLTYAKIRLDARSLETLVEGIGDIRDGLPRALCWSAAWDMTRDAEMATRDYIRLVVQGIRGVTDISVTQTLLRQARTAVQQFADPAWRREGLGLMAGALAALAREAEAGSDFQLAYVQAFAASAVGEEHLAFVRGLLDGSDTLDGLKVDTDLRWALLRRLVVTGKAGEAEIDAEHERDRTAAGERHAAACKAAIPTAAAKAAAWERIVSGDLPNAVFRATLGGFVEPDQADLLVPYVDAYFAEVGRIWKEWSSDMSQTFAEVAYPFLVIEQSTVDRTESYIAEQRPPAALVRLLSEGRDGVARALRARAKDRTAG from the coding sequence GTGGCAGGCAACCTCACGCGCGACGAGGCGCGGGAACGGGCCCGGCTGCTCACCGTGCAGTCGTACGCCGTCGAGCTGGACCTCACGGCGGGTGAGGACCGGTTCGGCTCCACCACGGTGGTCAGGTTCGGCAGTGCCGAGACGGGCGCGTCGACCTTCGTCGACCTGCACGGCGCCCTCGTGCGGCAGGTGACGCTGAACGGCCAAGACCTGGACCCGGCGTCCTACGACGCGGAGAAGGGCCGGATCCCCCTCCCGGGCCTGGCCGCGGAGAACGAGCTCCGCGTGGTCGCCGACTGCGCCTACTCCCGCTCGGGCGAGGGCCTGCACCGGTTCGTCGACCCCGTGGACGACAGCGTGTACCTGTACACGCAGTTCGAGACGGCCGACGCGCACCGCATGTTCACCTGCTTCGACCAGCCCGACCTCAAGGCCGCTTTCGAGCTGGAGGTGCGCGCGCCCGAGGACTGGCAGGTCGTCACCAACGAGGCCCCGGAGTCCTCCGGTGGCGGGACGTGGCGCTTCCTGCCGACCCCGCAGATCTCGACCTACATCACCGCGCTGGTGGCAGGCCCTTACCACGTGGTGAGGGACGAGTACCGCCGCGAGGACGGCACCGTGATCCCGCTCGGCGTGTTCTGCCGGGCCTCCCTCGCCGAGCACCTCGACGCCGACGCGATCGTGGACGTGACCCGCCAGGGCTTCGCCTACTTCGAGAAGGTCTTCGGGCGCCCGTACCCGTTCGGCAAGTACGACCAGCTCTTCGTCCCGGAGTTCAACGCGGGCGCCATGGAGAACGCGGGCTGCGTCACCTTCCTGGAGGACTACGTCTTCCGGTCGCGGGTCACCGACGCCGCCTACGAGCGGCGCGCCGAGACGATCCTGCACGAGATGGCGCACATGTGGTTCGGCGACCTCGTCACCATGCGCTGGTGGGACGACCTGTGGCTGAACGAGTCGTTCGCCACGTACATGAGCGTCCTGTGCCAGGCCGAGGCCACCAAGTGGACCGGGTCCTGGACGACCTTCGCGAACCTGATGAAGGCGTGGGCGTACCGGCAGGACCAGCTCCCCTCCACCCACCCGATCTCCGCCGACATCCCCGACATCCGCGCGGTGGAGGTCAACTTCGACGGGATCACCTACGCCAAGGGCGCGAGCGTGCTGAAGCAGCTCGTCGCCTACGTCGGCCGCGACAACTTCCTGGAGGGCGTGCGGCACTACTTCGACCGGCACGCGTGGGGCAACACCGTCCTGACGGACCTGCTGGGCGCGCTGGAGGAGACGTCCGGGCGCGACCTGGCGTCGTGGTCGAAGGAGTGGCTGGAGACGGCGGGGGTCAACACGCTCCGCCCGGAGTACGAGGTCGACGCCGACGGCGGCTTCTCCGCGTTCGCCGTGGTGCAGGAGGCCAAGGCCGACTACCCGACGCTCCGCTCCCACCGGGTCGCCATCGGCCTGTACGACAGGACGGCCGAGGGCATCGTCCGCCGCGAGCGGGTCGAGCTGGACGTCGTCGGCGCCCGCACCGAGGTCCCGGAGCTGGCCGGGCAGCGGCGGCCCGACCTCGTCCTGGTCAACGACGACGACCTCACCTACGCCAAGATCCGGCTGGACGCCCGCTCGCTGGAGACCCTGGTCGAGGGCATCGGCGACATCAGGGACGGCCTTCCCCGCGCCCTGTGCTGGTCGGCGGCGTGGGACATGACCCGCGACGCCGAGATGGCGACCCGCGACTACATCCGGCTCGTCGTCCAGGGCATCCGCGGCGTCACCGACATCTCGGTCACGCAGACGCTGCTGCGGCAGGCGCGCACCGCCGTCCAGCAGTTCGCGGACCCGGCGTGGCGCCGGGAGGGCCTCGGCCTGATGGCCGGCGCGCTCGCCGCGCTGGCCCGGGAGGCCGAGGCGGGCTCGGACTTCCAGCTCGCCTACGTCCAGGCGTTCGCCGCGTCCGCCGTCGGCGAGGAGCACCTGGCGTTCGTCCGGGGCCTGCTGGACGGCTCGGACACCCTCGACGGCCTCAAGGTCGACACCGACCTGCGCTGGGCGCTGCTGCGCCGCCTGGTCGTCACCGGGAAGGCCGGCGAGGCGGAGATCGACGCCGAGCACGAGCGCGACCGCACCGCGGCGGGCGAGCGGCACGCCGCCGCCTGCAAGGCCGCCATCCCCACCGCCGCCGCGAAGGCCGCCGCGTGGGAGCGGATCGTCTCCGGCGACCTGCCCAACGCCGTCTTCCGGGCGACGCTCGGCGGGTTCGTCGAGCCCGACCAGGCCGACCTCCTGGTCCCCTACGTCGACGCCTACTTCGCCGAGGTCGGCAGGATCTGGAAGGAGTGGAGCAGCGACATGTCCCAGACGTTCGCCGAGGTCGCCTACCCCTTCCTGGTGATCGAGCAGTCCACCGTCGACCGGACCGAGTCCTACATCGCCGAGCAGCGGCCGCCCGCGGCGCTGGTCCGGCTCCTGTCGGAGGGCCGGGACGGCGTGGCCCGCGCCCTGCGCGCCCGCGCCAAGGACCGCACGGCCGGGTGA
- the malQ gene encoding 4-alpha-glucanotransferase, translating to MSDDELITLAGRHGVATRYADWRGREVAVPRETLAAVLEALGVDASSPPPPRPLLPPVAVLRQGVPARFADALPDGPPELSVELDSGDVVPFAEDGLPLGWHRLHARRGDRRETAPLLVTPRALEPPPRMWGFTAQLYSVRSGASWGMGDLRDLADLAAWSAAEPGAGFTLINPLHASEPVPPVGSSPYSPMSRRFAAPIYLRVEDLPEYAALPPADQERLAALAAPLRAASGPIDRDAVWTAKLEALELLYRLPRDEEARRRYDAFRAREGRALTLFATWCALAEEHGADWRRWPVPLRESGSRAVADAARRLAARVDFHAWSQWRLDGQLGDAQRAAREAGMPVGIVHDVAVGVAHGSADSWMYRDLMAPGMSVGAPPDEFNQRGQDWGQPPWHPHRLAEAAYVPFREMLATALRHGGGLRLDHAMQVSRLWWVPEGGSPADGTYVRYDREALLGCLVWEAARAGAVVVGEDLGTVEPEVRDDLADRGILGTSLLWFERDETGAPKPAGRWRRMSLATVGTHDMPPIRGVLHGDHIALRDRLGLLTRAPGEELEEHRRGLLGWLALLHDEGLLAAEPEEVARALDEGSTAWDEQVVAALHAFLGRTPARLIGVSLADAVGERRTQNQPGTVDEYPNWRVPLADASGRPVLLEDLPANPRVREAVRGLPISPASP from the coding sequence GTGTCCGACGACGAACTGATCACACTCGCCGGGCGGCACGGGGTCGCGACGCGGTACGCCGACTGGCGGGGCCGTGAGGTCGCTGTACCGCGGGAGACCCTGGCCGCCGTCCTGGAGGCCCTCGGAGTGGACGCCTCGTCGCCGCCCCCGCCCCGGCCGCTGCTGCCGCCCGTCGCCGTCCTGCGGCAGGGCGTCCCGGCGCGGTTCGCGGACGCCCTGCCGGACGGGCCGCCCGAGCTGAGCGTGGAACTGGACTCCGGCGACGTGGTCCCGTTCGCCGAGGACGGCCTTCCGCTGGGCTGGCACCGGCTGCACGCCCGGCGGGGCGACCGGCGGGAGACCGCGCCGCTGCTGGTCACCCCGAGGGCGCTGGAGCCGCCGCCGCGGATGTGGGGGTTCACGGCGCAGCTCTACTCGGTGCGCTCCGGGGCGTCCTGGGGGATGGGCGACCTGCGCGATCTCGCGGACCTCGCCGCGTGGAGCGCCGCGGAGCCGGGCGCCGGGTTCACCCTGATCAACCCGCTGCACGCGTCCGAGCCCGTCCCGCCGGTGGGGTCGTCGCCCTACTCGCCGATGAGCCGCCGCTTCGCCGCGCCGATCTACCTGCGCGTGGAGGACCTCCCCGAGTACGCGGCGCTGCCACCCGCCGACCAGGAGCGTCTCGCCGCCCTGGCCGCCCCGCTCCGCGCCGCCTCCGGCCCGATCGACCGCGACGCGGTCTGGACGGCGAAGCTGGAGGCGCTCGAACTGCTGTACCGCCTCCCGCGCGACGAGGAGGCCCGGCGGCGCTACGACGCGTTCCGCGCCCGGGAGGGACGGGCCCTCACCCTGTTCGCGACGTGGTGCGCGCTCGCCGAGGAGCACGGGGCCGACTGGCGGCGCTGGCCGGTCCCGCTGCGCGAGTCCGGGAGCCGGGCCGTGGCGGACGCGGCGCGCCGGCTCGCCGCCCGCGTCGACTTCCACGCCTGGTCGCAGTGGCGCCTGGACGGCCAGCTCGGCGACGCCCAGCGGGCGGCCAGGGAGGCGGGGATGCCGGTCGGGATCGTCCACGACGTGGCGGTCGGCGTGGCCCACGGCAGCGCGGACTCGTGGATGTACCGCGACCTGATGGCGCCCGGCATGAGCGTCGGGGCGCCGCCGGACGAGTTCAACCAGCGCGGCCAGGACTGGGGCCAGCCGCCGTGGCACCCGCACCGCCTCGCGGAGGCCGCCTACGTCCCGTTCCGGGAGATGCTGGCCACCGCGCTCCGGCACGGCGGCGGGCTGCGCCTGGACCACGCGATGCAGGTGTCGCGGCTGTGGTGGGTCCCGGAGGGCGGCTCACCGGCCGACGGCACCTACGTCCGCTACGACCGGGAGGCGCTGCTCGGCTGCCTGGTCTGGGAGGCGGCGCGGGCGGGCGCGGTCGTGGTGGGCGAGGACCTCGGCACCGTGGAGCCCGAGGTCCGCGACGACCTGGCCGACCGGGGGATCCTCGGCACGTCCCTGCTGTGGTTCGAGCGAGACGAGACAGGGGCCCCGAAGCCCGCCGGCCGGTGGAGGAGGATGTCCCTGGCGACGGTCGGCACCCATGACATGCCGCCGATCAGAGGCGTCCTGCACGGCGACCACATCGCGCTCCGCGACCGTCTCGGCCTCCTCACCCGCGCGCCGGGCGAGGAACTGGAGGAGCATCGGCGCGGGCTCCTCGGCTGGCTCGCCCTCCTGCACGACGAGGGCCTGCTCGCCGCCGAGCCGGAGGAGGTCGCGCGGGCGCTGGACGAAGGCTCCACCGCATGGGACGAGCAGGTGGTGGCGGCCCTGCACGCCTTCCTCGGCCGCACGCCCGCGCGCCTCATCGGCGTGTCCCTCGCCGACGCCGTCGGGGAGCGCCGGACCCAGAACCAGCCCGGGACGGTCGACGAGTACCCGAACTGGCGTGTTCCCCTGGCGGACGCCTCCGGCAGGCCCGTCCTGCTGGAGGACCTGCCGGCGAATCCGCGGGTCCGGGAGGCCGTGCGGGGCCTTCCGATCAGCCCAGCGTCGCCGTGA